The proteins below come from a single Oerskovia jenensis genomic window:
- a CDS encoding SagB/ThcOx family dehydrogenase — translation MPDRITPESVRADETPRTRNAPGLTSSELRHLAINNGYKTWQPSIRATGLRSSELTHRTLGQGPSSRIAEQYLLASRMVRGDVRVQISTRPYFNDDGLRTVSLIGQEDVHPDDLVQLPAPTPTDMTLSEAITSRRSRRDFVSAPLSLQELADLIGHSAAETGRAHVALTGGGQVELPLYAAANGGGLRPIDLYVLPLQVDGLAPVVHRYGRRRHALVRDPAAAEARRIVDACVSPPDQEHLARSSVVFILTGRPWRSMRKYGARGLRFLFVEAGHLAAATGLTANALGLGAVECGSLCDDEVHELLGIDGLYETYIHSVIIGKRAR, via the coding sequence ATGCCGGACCGAATCACTCCCGAGAGCGTGCGGGCGGACGAGACGCCCAGGACCAGGAACGCCCCGGGCCTGACATCGTCGGAGCTGCGCCATCTGGCGATCAACAACGGCTACAAGACATGGCAGCCGTCGATACGAGCGACGGGCCTGCGGTCGTCCGAGCTGACACATCGCACACTCGGGCAAGGGCCGAGCAGCCGCATCGCGGAGCAGTACCTGCTCGCCTCCCGGATGGTTCGTGGCGACGTCCGGGTCCAGATCTCGACCCGGCCCTACTTCAACGACGACGGCCTACGAACGGTCTCGCTGATCGGGCAGGAGGACGTCCATCCGGACGATCTCGTCCAGCTCCCCGCCCCGACCCCGACGGACATGACGCTGAGCGAAGCGATCACGTCACGGCGCAGCCGGCGGGACTTCGTCTCGGCACCACTGTCTCTGCAAGAGCTCGCCGACCTCATCGGCCACAGCGCGGCCGAGACGGGCCGGGCGCACGTTGCGCTCACCGGCGGCGGCCAGGTCGAGCTACCTCTGTACGCCGCGGCCAACGGCGGCGGCCTCCGGCCGATCGACCTGTACGTCCTGCCACTCCAGGTCGACGGGCTCGCACCCGTCGTGCACCGATACGGCCGGAGACGACACGCGCTGGTCCGGGATCCCGCGGCCGCAGAAGCCCGACGCATCGTCGACGCGTGCGTCTCACCGCCCGACCAGGAACACCTCGCGCGCTCGTCGGTGGTGTTCATCCTGACCGGTCGGCCATGGCGATCGATGCGGAAGTACGGCGCACGCGGTCTGCGCTTCCTGTTCGTGGAGGCTGGGCACCTCGCGGCGGCCACCGGACTGACCGCGAACGCCCTCGGGCTCGGTGCGGTCGAGTGCGGGAGCCTGTGCGACGACGAGGTGCACGAGCTGCTGGGTATCGACGGGCTGTACGAGACATACATCCATTCGGTGATCATTGGAAAGAGGGCCCGGTGA
- a CDS encoding helix-turn-helix transcriptional regulator, which produces MRRTAIARRTGWAGLASTTPSAVRELVDLDPFAEALIACTGSAWGSGDAGARAFIDAMRARVDGALDLVDRVDGLSDEGTAVMVAAGFAGSPFGPAVLEPLLVLSDRRIRAALEELVESGVVVRLGQDSFAVAAALSMPPRTGADPARATTPASHRELEVADLVAQGCTNYQIGQRLQVSERTIETYVRRLFTKLQVRSRSEIAAWFMTHQVLRDH; this is translated from the coding sequence GTGAGGCGGACTGCGATCGCTCGGCGGACGGGCTGGGCCGGGCTGGCGTCGACGACCCCGAGCGCCGTGCGGGAGCTCGTCGACCTCGACCCGTTCGCCGAGGCCCTCATCGCATGTACCGGGAGCGCGTGGGGGAGCGGAGACGCGGGCGCTCGGGCGTTCATCGACGCGATGCGGGCTCGCGTCGACGGCGCTCTCGATCTCGTGGACCGCGTCGACGGCCTCTCGGACGAGGGCACTGCGGTCATGGTCGCGGCAGGATTCGCAGGCAGCCCGTTCGGCCCGGCAGTGCTCGAGCCTCTTCTCGTCCTCTCCGACAGGCGCATTCGCGCGGCTCTCGAGGAGCTGGTGGAGAGCGGGGTCGTCGTGCGGCTCGGCCAGGACTCGTTCGCCGTCGCGGCAGCCCTGTCGATGCCCCCTCGAACCGGCGCGGACCCTGCGCGGGCGACGACGCCTGCCAGCCACAGGGAGCTCGAGGTTGCCGATCTCGTCGCGCAGGGCTGTACCAACTATCAGATCGGGCAGCGGCTTCAGGTCAGCGAGCGCACCATCGAGACGTACGTCCGACGACTCTTCACGAAGCTGCAGGTCCGTTCGCGCTCGGAGATCGCGGCATGGTTCATGACGCACCAGGTTCTGCGAGACCACTAG
- a CDS encoding DUF4132 domain-containing protein, whose translation MLDKIKGWLQGDHDGAVEGGGRTEGRRRAEPSARLVDGLKILDADTEGLGARAVAYVHTGDGPELVTELSQRTDDAADRLLNRPATLGVWTYTTQAEDKAIKERVPGWNVSKGATARSNLYTLTESVGVDALVRMGRLLAAVSPDVSRASDRLPAWFAALLTDVAKTCGDRRTQGKNGKPGVRSQWTPELLTAILRDGGMAEESIPVAVVAGIFDRPVTADYYGDPLAVFTTQPGVEEYLVAHTGAVAVVAPLLRATGKVELLQFLRTRTAALDAFVGLVAQLATDNAKSVREEAAGNLAALPAERQVELLEPLLATMPASRLAGIVTHLVGVEGGIDALRRAHAADGKGARGTLLSNAIERATALDVATVVVDEPLAVPPFTPLPEVVLGDAFVRSARDAVDRKLAANRDELATLEALPKAEAQGWRLSHARGAVKDLAGITDDHLAQVAQYLSGALTKVPPHKVLLELQAPAIRGRLDGLTMLHDIRFARSHGGGRQRYPWYQLNATTDIAVDLRVLADGVERAGVQDSESAVAELVFDSWFARGTFAPEHLWPYFAEHPRSLDTILGLRPSSTVDAYSRSERLEVALTILGAFPVIPNRYLPRLAELALGEGKTHRVAAQKVLESHVGARDLAEQGLRDGKAEIRVTAAVWLQRLGDPAAVPALRTALAKERREVARAALLGALEALGDDIAPELAPAALLAEATKGLKAKAPASMAWFPLDGLPALRWAADGDPVPVEVVRWWVVLAVKLKDPSGLGLIARYESLLDDESRAALGRFVLDAWIGKDTQGPTAEESRAYADGEAQQRYDRYQHWYKQHPQYYEAEAARTVDQHHQDAFREHQANYLGSAIADKGLLALTVGMPGVDLTRSVQQYFKAHITRRAQIEALVRALAANGDPASIQLLLSVARRHRQATVQATAQQLVEDLAERRGWSAQELADRTVQTAGFEDDGILHLDLGSREYTGRISPTFTLELTNEAGKVVKALPAPRADDDPEQVKAAKAQLSTSRKELKAVVALQTQRLYEAMCTGREWPVADWLEFVAGHPIMSRLAARLVWLENPGPGQRAFRPGDGGALIDADDEDVTLAEGATVSVAHGVLLGDEETSRWREHLADYEITPLFDQLEVTVPVTDGKATSISDRKGWLTDSYTVRGRATKLGYARSQAEDGGWFSGYEKAYPSVGITAVIEFTGAFLPEENIAAAITELVFRRSTRAYGQSAEARLADLPPVLVAESYRDYLTVAAGGSFDAEWEKKSAW comes from the coding sequence GTGCTCGACAAGATCAAGGGTTGGCTCCAGGGAGACCACGACGGTGCGGTCGAGGGTGGTGGTAGGACGGAGGGGCGGCGACGCGCCGAGCCCTCGGCTCGACTGGTCGACGGACTGAAGATCCTGGACGCGGACACCGAAGGCCTCGGAGCCCGCGCGGTCGCCTACGTCCACACGGGCGACGGACCGGAGCTCGTGACCGAGCTGTCGCAGCGCACCGACGACGCCGCGGACCGCCTGCTCAACCGGCCCGCGACGCTGGGCGTCTGGACCTACACGACGCAGGCCGAGGACAAGGCGATCAAGGAGCGCGTGCCCGGCTGGAACGTCTCCAAGGGCGCCACGGCCCGCAGCAACCTCTACACGCTCACCGAGTCCGTGGGCGTCGACGCGCTCGTCCGGATGGGCCGCCTGCTCGCGGCGGTCTCGCCCGACGTCTCGCGTGCCTCGGACAGGCTTCCCGCCTGGTTCGCGGCCCTCCTGACCGACGTCGCCAAGACGTGCGGCGACCGGCGCACCCAGGGCAAGAACGGCAAGCCGGGCGTCCGCAGCCAGTGGACGCCCGAGCTCCTGACCGCGATCCTGCGCGACGGCGGCATGGCCGAGGAGAGCATCCCCGTGGCAGTCGTGGCCGGGATCTTCGACCGCCCGGTCACCGCGGACTACTACGGCGACCCGCTCGCGGTGTTCACCACGCAGCCCGGTGTCGAGGAGTACCTGGTCGCCCACACGGGTGCCGTGGCCGTGGTCGCACCCCTGCTGCGCGCGACCGGCAAGGTCGAGCTCCTGCAGTTCCTGCGAACCCGGACCGCTGCGCTGGACGCGTTCGTCGGGCTCGTCGCGCAGCTCGCGACCGACAACGCCAAGTCGGTGCGCGAGGAGGCGGCCGGAAACCTGGCGGCCCTGCCCGCCGAGCGCCAGGTCGAGCTCCTCGAACCCCTTCTCGCCACGATGCCCGCGAGCCGGCTCGCCGGCATCGTGACCCACCTCGTGGGGGTCGAGGGTGGCATCGACGCGCTGCGGCGCGCGCACGCCGCCGACGGCAAGGGCGCTCGCGGCACGCTGCTGTCGAACGCGATCGAACGCGCCACCGCGCTCGACGTCGCGACGGTCGTGGTCGACGAGCCCCTCGCCGTCCCGCCGTTCACGCCCCTGCCCGAGGTCGTCCTCGGCGACGCGTTCGTGCGCTCGGCCCGCGACGCGGTCGACCGCAAGCTGGCCGCGAACCGCGACGAGCTCGCCACGCTCGAGGCGCTGCCCAAGGCCGAGGCCCAGGGCTGGCGGCTGTCGCACGCCCGCGGAGCCGTCAAGGACCTCGCGGGCATCACCGACGACCACCTCGCGCAGGTCGCGCAGTATCTCTCGGGCGCCCTGACCAAGGTGCCCCCACACAAGGTGCTCCTCGAGCTCCAGGCCCCCGCGATCCGGGGCCGGCTCGACGGCCTGACCATGCTGCACGACATCCGCTTCGCGCGCTCGCACGGCGGCGGCAGGCAGCGCTATCCCTGGTACCAGCTCAACGCGACGACGGACATCGCGGTCGACCTCCGGGTCCTGGCCGACGGCGTCGAGCGAGCGGGCGTCCAGGACTCCGAGTCGGCCGTCGCCGAGCTCGTGTTCGACTCCTGGTTCGCCCGCGGGACGTTCGCCCCCGAGCACCTGTGGCCCTACTTCGCCGAGCACCCGCGCTCGCTCGACACGATCCTGGGGCTGCGGCCGTCGAGCACGGTCGACGCGTACAGTCGCTCGGAGCGGCTCGAGGTCGCCCTCACGATCCTCGGCGCGTTCCCCGTCATCCCGAACCGCTACCTCCCGCGACTGGCCGAGCTCGCGCTCGGGGAGGGCAAGACGCACCGGGTCGCGGCGCAGAAGGTGCTCGAGTCGCACGTCGGTGCCCGCGACCTCGCCGAGCAGGGCCTGCGCGACGGCAAGGCGGAGATCCGCGTCACGGCCGCCGTCTGGCTCCAGCGGCTCGGCGACCCGGCCGCGGTCCCGGCGCTGCGGACCGCGCTCGCCAAGGAACGTCGCGAGGTGGCCCGCGCCGCGCTCCTCGGGGCCCTCGAGGCACTCGGCGACGACATCGCCCCCGAGCTCGCGCCGGCGGCGTTGCTCGCCGAGGCGACCAAGGGGCTCAAGGCCAAGGCGCCCGCGAGCATGGCGTGGTTCCCGCTCGACGGTCTGCCCGCGCTCCGCTGGGCCGCCGACGGCGACCCCGTACCCGTCGAGGTCGTGCGGTGGTGGGTCGTCCTCGCGGTCAAGCTCAAGGACCCCAGCGGGCTGGGCCTGATCGCGCGCTACGAGTCGCTGCTCGACGACGAGAGCCGCGCGGCGCTCGGCCGGTTCGTGCTCGACGCGTGGATCGGCAAGGACACCCAGGGCCCCACGGCCGAGGAGAGCAGGGCCTACGCGGACGGCGAGGCCCAGCAGCGGTACGACCGCTACCAGCACTGGTACAAGCAGCACCCCCAGTACTACGAGGCCGAGGCCGCACGGACCGTCGACCAGCACCACCAGGACGCGTTCCGCGAGCACCAGGCGAACTACCTCGGGTCGGCCATCGCCGACAAGGGGCTGCTCGCACTCACCGTGGGTATGCCGGGCGTCGACCTGACGCGCTCGGTCCAGCAGTACTTCAAGGCCCACATCACGCGCCGCGCGCAGATCGAGGCCCTCGTCCGGGCGCTCGCGGCCAACGGCGACCCCGCGTCGATCCAGCTCCTGCTGTCCGTGGCGCGCCGTCACCGCCAGGCCACGGTCCAGGCGACCGCTCAACAGCTCGTCGAGGACCTGGCCGAACGCCGGGGCTGGTCGGCGCAGGAGCTCGCCGACCGCACCGTGCAGACCGCGGGCTTCGAGGACGACGGGATCCTGCACCTCGACCTCGGGTCGCGCGAGTACACGGGGCGCATCTCGCCCACGTTCACGCTCGAGCTCACCAACGAGGCGGGCAAGGTCGTCAAGGCGCTGCCCGCGCCCCGCGCGGACGACGACCCGGAGCAGGTCAAGGCCGCCAAGGCGCAGCTCTCGACGAGCCGCAAGGAGCTCAAGGCTGTCGTCGCGCTCCAGACCCAGCGCCTCTACGAGGCCATGTGCACGGGCCGCGAGTGGCCCGTCGCCGACTGGCTGGAGTTCGTGGCGGGACACCCGATCATGTCCCGGCTCGCTGCCCGGCTGGTGTGGCTCGAGAACCCCGGCCCGGGACAGCGCGCGTTCCGCCCCGGGGACGGGGGAGCCCTCATCGACGCCGACGACGAGGACGTGACCCTCGCCGAGGGCGCGACGGTCTCGGTCGCGCACGGTGTGCTGCTGGGCGACGAGGAGACGAGCCGCTGGCGCGAGCACCTGGCCGACTACGAGATCACGCCCCTGTTCGACCAGCTCGAGGTGACGGTGCCCGTCACGGACGGCAAGGCGACCTCGATCAGCGACCGCAAGGGATGGCTCACTGACAGCTACACGGTCCGTGGGCGTGCGACCAAGCTCGGCTACGCGCGCAGCCAGGCCGAGGACGGCGGCTGGTTCTCGGGCTACGAGAAGGCGTACCCGAGCGTCGGGATCACGGCGGTCATCGAGTTCACGGGCGCGTTCCTGCCCGAGGAGAACATCGCCGCGGCGATCACCGAGCTCGTGTTCCGCCGCTCGACCCGGGCGTACGGGCAGAGCGCGGAGGCCCGCCTCGCGGACCTGCCGCCCGTCCTGGTCGCGGAGTCCTACCGCGACTACCTGACCGTCGCTGCCGGTGGCAGCTTCGACGCCGAGTGGGAGAAGAAGAGCGCATGGTGA
- a CDS encoding ATP-binding protein: MVTVASATTQDDGPQVLDRAPAQEIRPPAEVRFADELAVLEAADRAKGSELPPGWRLSPRAVRTFVVGDAELGVRRKFYGDDPLVDRAVVSLLGRQGLMLVGEPGTAKSMLSELLAAAVSGTSNLTVQGTAGTTEDHIRYSWNYALLIAEGPSERSLVPSAVQQAMSAGKVVRFEEITRCAPEIQDTLVSILSEKQLMIPELGSEARVSARPGFNVLATANLKDRGVHEMSAALKRRFNFETIKPLTDRQFEIDLIEAQLTAELGPANERPPLARDVLDVLVTAFQDLRTGATSNGAPVKRPETVMSTAEAVNVAVAASLEARYLGDGTVTPAEVARQLAGVASKGDEEDARRLRHYVDNVVRERARRDPRWKSFLSAAESLWQ; this comes from the coding sequence ATGGTGACCGTCGCGAGCGCGACCACGCAGGACGACGGACCCCAGGTCCTCGACCGTGCCCCTGCCCAGGAGATCCGCCCACCCGCCGAGGTGCGCTTCGCGGACGAGCTCGCAGTCCTCGAAGCGGCCGACCGGGCCAAGGGCTCCGAGCTGCCCCCCGGGTGGCGGCTCAGTCCACGGGCCGTGCGCACCTTCGTCGTGGGCGACGCAGAGCTCGGGGTGCGACGGAAGTTCTACGGCGACGACCCCCTCGTGGACCGTGCCGTCGTGTCCCTGCTCGGCCGTCAGGGACTCATGCTCGTCGGCGAGCCCGGCACCGCGAAGTCGATGCTCTCGGAGCTCCTCGCCGCGGCGGTCAGCGGGACGTCGAACCTCACCGTCCAGGGCACTGCGGGCACGACCGAGGACCACATCCGCTACTCGTGGAACTACGCGCTGCTCATCGCCGAGGGGCCGAGCGAACGCTCGCTCGTACCGTCGGCGGTCCAGCAGGCCATGAGCGCGGGCAAGGTCGTCCGGTTCGAGGAGATCACGCGCTGTGCCCCCGAGATCCAGGACACCCTGGTCTCGATCCTCTCCGAGAAGCAGCTCATGATCCCCGAGCTCGGCAGCGAGGCGAGGGTCTCGGCCAGGCCGGGTTTCAACGTGCTCGCGACCGCGAACCTCAAGGACCGGGGAGTCCACGAGATGTCGGCGGCCCTCAAGCGCCGGTTCAACTTCGAGACCATCAAGCCCCTCACGGACCGCCAGTTCGAGATCGACCTCATCGAGGCACAGCTCACGGCCGAGCTGGGCCCGGCGAACGAGCGCCCGCCGCTCGCGCGAGACGTCCTGGACGTGCTCGTCACGGCGTTCCAGGACCTGCGGACCGGGGCCACGAGCAACGGAGCACCCGTCAAGCGCCCCGAGACCGTCATGTCGACGGCCGAGGCCGTCAACGTCGCGGTCGCCGCGTCGCTCGAGGCCCGCTACCTGGGCGACGGCACCGTGACCCCGGCCGAGGTCGCGCGCCAGCTCGCGGGCGTGGCCTCCAAGGGCGACGAGGAGGACGCCCGACGTCTGCGGCACTACGTCGACAACGTCGTGCGCGAACGGGCACGCCGTGACCCGCGCTGGAAGTCCTTCCTGTCCGCGGCGGAGTCCCTGTGGCAGTAG
- a CDS encoding DUF5682 family protein — protein sequence MAVAQTSARVAWGRAPARMRAAAAAVERLRGDGIYLAPVRHHSPACALAVGALIEEVRPAVVLVEGPEEYGRLLPALLDPRTRPPVAVLSLGTDGGGAGFYPLAEFSPEWVALRAGARLGAEVAFVDRSWVARAAGERPGDASGRRPPDDGESVEGAPGGAGDAPEGADGDAFARTLQSERNLAHSRTITAIAERLGCRDHDEVWDHLFEARTSEQLADWRELFDDVFAWAGLARLDYEEEVLDADGSLAREALMSARVAEHRARVEGPVVVVTGAFHTLALVEALTGAPEGEAVVSRRPAGGYGPPASADAWLIRYDHERLDGLRGYGAGMPSPGFYERLWAAHREPGGPRALGTSLLVDVAAAATARGAQVSLAEIASAAEQAARLADLRERPWPGRTDLLDALTSCFVKDDGGLDVGIGRPLGQAVAEVFGGRALGEVPPGTASPPLVQRARERAEELRLVVTDSTPRRTRLDARRTPRHRERRAFLSLMDFVGSGFAHQVSGPDHVAGRGLGLLIEEWEYAWTPLVEASLVELSHVGATLDAVAVHRLHRLELELATTGRSALGVARLVAQAVVAGLSEHLDRLVALLRSTLDVDPSLESVVGGLHRLVDLWDARVELGLEDHADDLLDLLDHGLATVAYLVPGLGAVDADAEPAAVGTLVALRDLLREASRATLAPMPDGGAHPRGDSSPAGEAAPRTTGRAEPVLRELSRLREDRGTAPGVRGALVALAATDDSLDDDVLVGEARAQLSPGADPVSAVRFLGGLLRVAPDLLLHTPELFDAVHAGLRGLDGDAFLAVLPDLRRAFTWLKPAETHGLAQQVAMRTGARAERIDVHLAATEQDLHAGLALERELTAMLVRDGLGAWAFSASQRTGPTPTPTATPTTTLTTTLPDQENLP from the coding sequence GTGGCAGTAGCGCAGACCTCGGCACGGGTGGCGTGGGGACGGGCGCCCGCGCGCATGCGGGCGGCCGCTGCGGCGGTCGAGCGGTTGCGTGGTGACGGGATCTACCTCGCTCCCGTGCGCCACCACAGCCCGGCGTGCGCGCTCGCGGTCGGGGCACTCATCGAGGAGGTGCGACCCGCCGTCGTGCTCGTCGAGGGACCCGAGGAGTACGGGCGCCTCCTGCCCGCGCTGCTCGACCCGCGCACGCGCCCGCCCGTCGCGGTCCTGAGCCTGGGCACCGACGGCGGCGGCGCGGGCTTCTACCCGCTCGCCGAGTTCTCGCCCGAGTGGGTCGCGCTGCGCGCCGGGGCACGTCTGGGCGCCGAGGTCGCGTTCGTCGACCGGTCGTGGGTCGCGCGTGCGGCGGGCGAGCGGCCCGGCGACGCGTCCGGGCGGCGCCCGCCCGACGACGGCGAGAGCGTCGAGGGCGCGCCCGGCGGTGCCGGCGACGCCCCGGAGGGCGCCGACGGCGACGCGTTCGCCCGCACGCTCCAGTCCGAGCGCAACCTCGCGCACTCGCGGACGATCACCGCGATCGCCGAGCGACTGGGGTGCCGCGACCACGACGAGGTGTGGGACCACCTCTTCGAGGCGCGCACGAGCGAGCAGCTCGCGGACTGGCGCGAGCTCTTCGACGACGTGTTCGCCTGGGCAGGGCTCGCGCGTCTGGACTACGAGGAGGAGGTGCTGGACGCCGACGGGTCGCTCGCGCGCGAGGCCCTCATGTCGGCCCGTGTCGCCGAGCACCGGGCCCGGGTCGAGGGGCCCGTGGTCGTGGTGACGGGTGCGTTCCACACGCTCGCGCTCGTCGAGGCCCTCACCGGGGCGCCCGAGGGCGAGGCGGTCGTGAGCCGCCGTCCGGCCGGCGGCTATGGCCCGCCCGCGTCGGCCGACGCCTGGCTCATCCGCTACGACCACGAACGGCTCGACGGCCTGCGGGGCTACGGCGCGGGCATGCCGTCGCCGGGCTTCTACGAGCGCCTCTGGGCAGCGCACCGGGAACCGGGTGGGCCGCGCGCGCTGGGTACGTCGCTGCTCGTCGACGTCGCGGCGGCGGCCACCGCGCGCGGGGCGCAGGTGAGCCTGGCCGAGATCGCGTCGGCGGCCGAGCAGGCGGCCCGGCTCGCGGACCTGCGCGAGCGCCCGTGGCCGGGACGCACGGACCTCCTCGACGCGCTCACGTCGTGCTTCGTCAAGGACGACGGCGGGCTCGACGTGGGCATCGGGCGCCCGCTCGGGCAGGCGGTCGCCGAGGTGTTCGGCGGGCGCGCGCTCGGCGAGGTGCCCCCGGGCACCGCCTCGCCGCCGCTCGTGCAGCGGGCGCGGGAACGGGCCGAGGAGCTGCGGCTCGTGGTGACCGACTCGACGCCGCGTCGCACGCGCCTCGACGCCCGCCGCACGCCCCGCCACCGGGAGCGCCGGGCGTTCCTGTCGCTCATGGACTTCGTCGGGAGCGGGTTCGCGCACCAGGTCTCGGGACCCGACCACGTCGCCGGGCGCGGCCTGGGGCTCCTGATCGAGGAGTGGGAGTATGCCTGGACGCCCCTCGTCGAGGCGTCCCTGGTCGAGCTGTCGCACGTGGGCGCGACCCTCGACGCCGTCGCGGTGCACCGCCTCCACCGCCTCGAGCTCGAGCTCGCGACGACGGGACGATCGGCGCTCGGCGTCGCTCGCCTCGTGGCCCAGGCCGTCGTGGCGGGGCTCTCGGAGCACCTCGACCGCCTGGTCGCTCTCCTGCGTTCGACGCTCGACGTCGACCCGTCGCTCGAGTCCGTCGTGGGCGGGCTGCACCGCCTCGTGGACCTGTGGGACGCGCGCGTCGAGCTGGGCCTGGAGGACCACGCGGACGACCTGCTGGACCTGCTCGACCACGGCCTCGCGACCGTCGCCTACCTCGTGCCCGGCCTCGGCGCGGTCGACGCGGACGCGGAACCCGCCGCCGTCGGGACGCTCGTGGCCCTGCGCGACCTCCTGCGGGAGGCGAGCCGCGCCACGCTCGCACCGATGCCCGACGGCGGCGCGCACCCCCGCGGGGACTCGTCGCCGGCGGGTGAGGCCGCCCCGCGCACGACGGGTCGGGCCGAACCCGTGCTCCGCGAGCTCTCCCGGCTCCGTGAGGACCGCGGCACGGCCCCCGGCGTTCGAGGTGCCCTCGTGGCGCTCGCCGCGACCGACGACTCCCTCGACGACGACGTCCTGGTCGGCGAGGCGCGTGCCCAGCTCAGCCCGGGTGCGGACCCGGTCTCCGCGGTCCGCTTCCTGGGCGGGCTGCTGCGCGTCGCCCCGGACCTCCTGCTGCACACCCCCGAGCTCTTCGACGCCGTCCACGCCGGGCTCCGTGGCCTCGACGGGGACGCGTTCCTGGCCGTGCTGCCGGACCTGCGCCGCGCGTTCACCTGGCTCAAGCCCGCCGAGACGCACGGGCTCGCGCAGCAGGTCGCGATGCGTACCGGCGCCCGGGCCGAGCGGATCGACGTGCACCTGGCCGCGACCGAGCAGGACCTTCACGCGGGGCTCGCGCTCGAACGCGAGCTCACCGCGATGCTCGTGCGCGACGGGCTCGGCGCGTGGGCCTTCAGTGCGTCCCAGCGCACCGGTCCGACGCCGACGCCGACCGCTACCCCGACCACCACCCTGACCACCACCCTGCCCGACCAGGAGAATCTGCCGTGA
- a CDS encoding VWA domain-containing protein, producing the protein MTVPTALPASSADELEAARRWRLVLGRYAAQELPQDPSDAGVERALQYLYDREYVERGHRLGKGPGGRGGGGSLDPSALTALDWLGQARTLFPRETFERMQVDAVSRYQLTDLLADPEAAEALEPSRELATALLQVRGRLDERAAAGLRTVIARVVEDIVRRLRPQFATALTGRKDRSRRSMHKVSQNFDGKRTLAANLSRYDPESGRLIVGDVRFVSRARRTLTWEVVLLVDQSGSMAASLLYSAVCAGIMSALPGITVRLAVFDTNVVDLSHLAHDPVAVLLTAQLGGGTDIAKAVRYAEQQVTNPSRTVVVLVSDFEEGGSVTQLLAGVRRLAESGVRMLGLAALDEAAEPVYDHGTARRLAECGMHVAALTPDRFAEWLGEVLV; encoded by the coding sequence GTGACCGTCCCGACCGCACTCCCGGCGTCGTCCGCCGACGAGCTCGAGGCCGCGCGCCGCTGGCGGCTCGTGCTCGGCCGCTACGCCGCGCAGGAGCTCCCGCAGGACCCGTCGGACGCGGGGGTCGAGCGGGCGCTGCAGTACCTCTACGACCGCGAGTACGTCGAGCGCGGGCATCGCCTGGGCAAGGGGCCTGGCGGGCGTGGCGGCGGAGGGAGCCTCGATCCGTCGGCGCTCACGGCGCTCGACTGGCTCGGCCAGGCCCGCACGCTGTTCCCGCGCGAGACGTTCGAGCGCATGCAGGTCGACGCCGTGAGCCGGTACCAGCTCACGGACCTGCTCGCCGACCCGGAGGCGGCCGAGGCGCTCGAACCCAGCCGTGAGCTCGCGACCGCGCTGCTGCAGGTGCGCGGACGCCTCGACGAGCGTGCCGCCGCCGGGCTCCGCACGGTCATCGCGCGCGTCGTGGAGGACATCGTGCGACGGCTTCGGCCGCAGTTCGCGACCGCGCTCACCGGGCGCAAGGACAGGTCCCGACGCTCGATGCACAAGGTCAGCCAGAACTTCGACGGCAAGCGCACGCTGGCGGCCAACCTCTCGCGCTACGACCCGGAGTCCGGGCGGCTGATCGTGGGGGACGTGCGGTTCGTGTCCAGGGCGCGGCGCACGCTCACCTGGGAGGTCGTGCTGCTCGTCGACCAGTCGGGCTCGATGGCGGCCTCGTTGCTCTACAGCGCGGTGTGCGCGGGGATCATGTCGGCGCTGCCGGGGATCACGGTCCGGCTCGCAGTCTTCGACACCAACGTGGTCGACCTCTCGCACCTCGCGCACGACCCGGTCGCGGTCCTGCTGACGGCGCAGCTGGGCGGTGGCACCGACATCGCCAAGGCGGTGCGCTACGCCGAGCAGCAGGTCACGAACCCGAGCCGCACGGTCGTGGTGCTCGTGAGCGACTTCGAGGAGGGTGGCTCGGTCACCCAGCTCCTCGCGGGCGTGCGGCGGCTCGCGGAGTCCGGCGTCCGGATGCTGGGGCTCGCGGCGCTCGACGAGGCGGCCGAGCCCGTCTACGACCACGGGACGGCCCGCCGCCTCGCCGAGTGCGGCATGCACGTCGCCGCCCTCACCCCCGACCGGTTCGCCGAGTGGCTCGGGGAGGTGCTCGTATGA